The window GTCACCGGTGCGCCGGATGAGTTCATGTCGAAAAACCCGCTGCAGAAGATCTTCACGCTCTCCGCGGGTGTGATGATGAACTACCTGACCGCCTTTGTGCTGATCGCGATTCTGACCGTGTCGGTCGGGGTTCCGGACCCGCAGGGGACGGCGGTCGGCGAAGTGATGGCGGGCATGCCGGCGCTGAAAGCCGGCGTCGTGAAGGACGACGTGATCGAAACCGTGGAGGGGCGCGCGGTCGGGAGTTGGGAAGACGTCGTGCAGGCGATCACCGCGGCCCGGGACACGGTCAACATCGGAATCCGGCGCGCGTCCGGCGAGCACGTCGAGTTCGCGATACCGACGCAGATCATCCCCGGCTCCGATCCGCCGCGCCACGTGGTCGGGATCGCGCCGAAGGTCGTATTCAGACCGGCCAGTCCCGGCGAAGCGATCTCGCAGGGTGGGCTGTTCTGTTGGCGGACCTCAGTCGGAATCGTGCGGTTTGTGGGCGATCTCTTCGGTGGCGCGTCAAGCGTGAAAGACCTGGCCGGGCCGCTGGGGGTCGCGAAGCTGTCGGGCGAGAGCGCGCGGGAGGGCGGCGATGCGTTTCTGTTCTTTATCGCGTACGTGAGTGTCTCGATCGGCTTCCTGAATATCCTGCCCTTTCCGGTGCTCGACGGAGGACATATCGTCTATGTCATCATTGAATCGATTATCCGGCGACCGATTCCGTCCAAGCTAAAGCTCTACATTCAGCAGGCGGGCATGGCCATGCTGCTCATGCTCGTGTTGTTTGTTTCGTATCAGGACTTATTGCGGATCTTTGCCAACTGACATGCGAGTTCGGATTATTGCAGCGCTGATTGCCGTGATGGTCGCGATGCTTGGCGCGCGCGCGGCGACGCCGGAGGAGACGCGCTCTAAGGCGATGGACTTCTACATTCGCGGCACGACGGCGGCGACGAATGAGGACTATTACCGGGCGATCTTCGACTTTCAAGAGGCCCTGCGGTTTGACTCGCTATCCGCGTTCATCCACGTGGCATTGGCGGAGTCGTATTTGGCGGTGGGAAGCATTGCGCAGGCGGAGGGCGCGCTGGACCGGGCCTTGGCCCTGGATCCGCGGAATGCTTCCGCGCTGGAAGTGCTCTCCGCGATCTATCGTGGCAGCGATCGCATGGCGCAGGCGCGCGAAGCGCTGGAAACGCTGGTCGAGCTCGATCCCGCGAGCCGGAACTATTTGCGGCAATTGCTGTCGGTGGAATTAACGCTCAAGCGGTACGACGACGCGGACCGGACGGCCGCGCGGATCGTTGGCATCGAAGGGCCGAGCGATCTCTTGCTGCGGCAGGTGACGGCAGTGTATCTGAACGAGCGGGAATACGCGCGCGCGGTACCGTACCTCCGGCAGCTTCAGGCGCTGGACACAACGGACGCCGGAATCGTTTACACGCTGGGCACGACGCTCCTGCAGCAGGGCGACACCGCTCAAGCGACGGCGCTGATCGATCGGTCGATTCGCCTGGCGCCTGATAATCCGCGGTTCTGGACGGGCCGTGCCGTAATGATGTTCGATCGCGGCGAGTACGAGCGCGCGCTGGCCCTGGTGGACAGCGGGCTGCCCATTACCGGGCCGGACGCGGGGCTTTACAACCTGCGCGGCACGGCGCTGAACCGGCTGGGGCGCAAGCTTGACGCGATCGTCGCGCTGAAGTTGGCCGTGGCGACGGACACGACCATGTCGGCTCCCTATGGTACGCTCGGGTTGATCTACGACACACTGGACAGCCTGTCGGAGGCGGAGTTTGCCTACCGTCGCGCGATCGAGCTATCGGACAGCGCCGCCGTGTATTTGAACAATCTGGCCTACACGTTCGCCGCGCGATTTATGCGGCTTGACGAGGCTCGTGTGCTCGCGGCGGAGGCATTACGTCGCGATCCGGACAACGCTTCCTACATGGATACGATGGGTTGGATCGAATTCGGGCAGGGTCATCACGACGAGGCGCTGCGGTGGCTAAAGGATGCGGCCAAGCGGACGCCGGGATCGGCTGAAGTGCTGGAGCACCTCGGCGATGTGTACGCGAAGCGCGGGCAGGAGTCGAAGGCGCGCGACTACTATGGTCGCGCCCTGCGTCTGGATCCACGAAACGAGCGCTTGCGTGCCAAAGCTACTCCGTAGCGCCGCATTGCTGGTGGGCGTGATGCTGCTGGCGAGTGGCTGCGCCGCGGGATACTATCAGCGGGTGTCCGGTGTGAATGACTGGACCCCGGCGCAGGTGCTGCACCGCACGCTGGACCGCTGGGTCGGCTGGCGCTCGATGTCGGCGCAGTTCAAGCTCAGAGTGCAAATGGGCGAGACCAAACTCGCGGCGCGGGGTCATCTGATCTACCTCATCGGTGAGCGCATTGAGTTTGGGTTTCGCAAGCCGTGGGACGAATTTATCGGGACGTTTTACGTGATTCCTGATCGCGCGGTGTACTGGGGGACGAGTCCGATTCCACGGGTTTACGGGTTATCCGAGCGGATCGACCTGTCCGAACTGCTGGGCTATCCGTTTCCGGATTGGGATCCGCGCGACTTTCTTCCGTTGGCGGTTAGCGGTCGCACGGGCGGCTTGCAGCCGGATAGTGTGTGGGAAACCGGCAGCGGTTACTTTGTGCGGGCTACGTCGGACAGCGTGGTGCATGAGCTGACGATGTCGCTCAAGCGGGGCATGGTGACGGCGGAAGTCGTGCGGCGCGCGGGGCGGGACCCGCTGTACAAGCGATACGACCGGCAGCGGACGTTGCAGGGGTGGCCGCTGCCGACACAGGTGGTTTGCACGGACAGTTTGCGCACATTCACATTAACCTGGGCGTTGACGGGAATCGACCTTGACGCGCAGGAGTACATGCTGGAGGATACGATTCAGACGTTTGGCGCACCGACGGGAGGGCGGCGATGAGTGAGGCAGAGCGCCTGGAGCTCAGCGTCGTCGTTCCGCTGTACAACGAGGACGAATCGCTGCGGGAGTTGCACGCGCAGCTTACGGCCGTGTGTTCCCGGCGGACGGGCGGTTATGAGATCATCTTCGTGGATGATGGGAGTCGGGATCACTCCCTGGACGTGCTGCGCGAACTCCGCGCCGGGGATCCTCATCTTCGGATCATCTCTTTCCGCCGCAATTTCGGGAAGTCGGCGGCACTGGCCACGGGCTTTCAAGCGGCAACGGGCAGGTACGTGATCACGATGGATTCGGACCTGCAGGATGACCCGGCCGAGATACCGGGATTAATCGCGAAGTTGGAGGAAGGCTGGGACCTGGTCTCCGGCTGGAAGAAAAAGCGCTATGACCCGCTCAGCAAGACAGTGCCGTCGAAGTTTTTCAACTATGTGACGAGCAAGCTGTCCGGGATTCGACTGCACGATTTCAACTGCGGACTGAAAGCGTATCGCAAGCCGGTCACGGAAGACATTCCGGTGTACGGGGAGTTGCACCGATTCTTGCCGGTGCTGGCACACAAGATGGGTTATCGCTGCACGGAGCAGCCGGTGCAGCATCGCGCGCGGAAATACGGGGTGACGAAGTTCGGGATGAGCCGCTTCGTCAACGGCTTCTTTGATCTATTGACCGTGCTGTTCATCTCCGGGTTCAACCGCGCACCGCTGCACCTGTTCGGGTCGCTGGGGATGATTTGCGCGCTGACGGGATTTGCGATCAACCTGTACCTGACCATCGGCTGGCTGGCGGGGCAGTGGATCGGCAACCGGCCGCTGTTGTTTCTCGGCGTGTTATTGATGGTGATCGGCGTGCAGTTCTTTTCCTTTGGCTTGATCGCGGAGATGATGGTGAACACCTCCGAGCGGGATCGTACGTACGCGATCAAGTACGATTCGGCGGCCGCCGACGCGCCCGGACCAGCGTCGGCGCGATAGGCGATCTCGGCCATGATGCGGCTGCCGCGGCTTGCCTATCAGCATGTGGGAACTTTCAAAGGGTTCCTCTTTCTCGCGGCGGTGATTCTGATTATTTCGGTACTGGCCTACACGCAGGTGCTGGTGTCGAAGCTGAAGGACTCGACGCGGCACGGACTGGAGCAGAAGATTCGGATGTACTCGGTGCTGGTGAACAGCGAGAGTCCGGATCTGATCGCGCTCGCGCTCGAGCAGATTCAGGCGGTCGATTTTCCGATCATTGTCACGGATTCGCGCGGCAGTCCGAAGCACTGGAAGAATATCGAGATTGACCCCAATGACACGACGGCGGAGGCGCGGTCACAGGCGCGTGACTTGGCGCGGACGATGGACGAGCAGGGGAATCCCGCGTTACCGATTCTGGTGTCGGGCAATCAAGTCGATTGGTTTCACTACGGCGATTCGGTCGTCATCCGGCAATTACGCTGGCTGCCGTGGGTCGAGATTCTCGTGGCGCTGCTCTTTGTGATCATCGGCTATGTCGGGTTCAGCAGTATTCGCCGGAGCGAAGAGCGCATGGTCTGGGTGGGTCTGGCCAAGGAGACCGCGCATCAACTGGGAACACCGTTAACGTCATTGATGGGCTGGACCGAGTTGTTGAAGGGCGGCGGTGACGTACAGCACGCGGTGGTCGAGATGGAACGGGACATGGTTCGGCTCGAGCGGGTCACCGCGCGGTTTTCGCAGATCGGCTCGGAGCCCGTCATGACGGCGACGCGTCTGCGCGACGTTGTGCAGGAGACGGTGAACTATTTCCAGTCGCGCCTGCCGCGCACGGATAAGCCGATCAGCCTTCAAATCGACTTTCCCTGCGATCCGGTGGTAAATTTGAACCGCGGGCTGTTCGGGTGGGTGCTCGAAAACTTGATCAAGAACAGTATCGATGCCTTGCGGCAGTCGGGTGGCGAGATTCAGGTGTCCTGCGAGCTGCACGGCGACACGGTGAATATCGATGTCGCGGACAACGGACCCGGGATTCAGGCGAAGCATCGCCGCTTGGTCTTTCGTCCGGGCTTTACGACGAAGACCCGCGGTTGGGGGCTGGGCCTCTCGTTGGCGCGCCGGATCGTCGAGGAGTATCACGGTGGCCGATTATTCATTAAGGAGACCTCGCACGGCCGGGGCACGGTAATGCGCATCTGTTTACGAGTAGGCCACGGTGACTCCTAACGCATCGCATTCAGGCCGCGTCGCACGCGGCTTTGTCGTATTGGGACTGGCCCTGGTGCTGTTGTTGGCTCTGGAAGTATTCTCGCGCGTGTTGTTGGAGGGATCGATTTCCGATGGCCCGCGGCAGTTGATTGAGGTGAGCATCCCGGAGGGCGCGACGGTCGAGCAGCTCTCCAAGGTCCTTCAGGCCCGCGGGCTCATCGATCATCCGCTCTTGTTTCGCTATGCGGTGCGGCTGATGGGCGCCGACACGAAGATCCAGGCGGGCAACATTGTGCTGGCATCGGGGCAATCGCTGGTCGAACTGATTCAGAACCTTTCGCGCGCGAAGTCGGTGGGAGTACCGGTGCTGATCCGCGAGGGCTTGACCAGCATGGAGATTGCCGGGATCATTCACGCGCGATTGGGAATTGACTCGACGGCGTTTCTGGCGGTGATTCGCGATACCGTGTTCGCTCGTGAAGTCGGCGTGGACGGTCCCTCGTTGGAAGGCTACCTCTATCCGGATACCTATCTGTTTGCCGCGAACGGTGATGTACGGCGCATGGTCCGTCGCATGGTGGCAAATTTTCGCTCGCACCTGCCGGTAGATGCGGATGCGCGGGCGGCCGCGCTGGGTCTGACTCTGCACGGGGCCTTGACACTCGCCAGTATCGTGGAGTGGGAGACGATGGTGCGGAGCGAGGCGCGGACCATCGCCTCGGTGTATCTGAATCGGCTGCGAAAAGGGATGCTCCTGCAGGCCGATCCCACGGTGTCTTATGCGTTGGGGAAGGGACCCTCGCGGCTCTTCTTCAGTGATTTGAAGGTGGACAGCCGATACAATACTTACAAGTACACGGGTCTGCCGCCGGGACCGATCAACAACCCGGGCCGGCTGGCGATCGAGGCGGCGCTCAGCCCGGAGTCCACATCGTACCTGTTTTTTGTCTCGCAGGGCGACGGCACCCACGCGTTTACGACGAATTTGACGGATCACCTGGCGGCGAAAGCTCAACTCGATCGGATTCGCCGTGACTATGACCGCGAGCAGCTCGCGAAGCCGGATAGCGTAGTCAAGGGATGAACTCCAGATTTCGGGAATTTCTCAAGACATTGAACGCGGAGCAGCGCGATGCGGTGGTGGCTCCGTCGGGACCGATTCTGGTGCTTGCCGGGGCGGGGTCGGGTAAGACGCGCGTGTTGACGGGACGGGTATTTTACCTGGTAGCCGAGCAGCGCGAGCATCCCGACTCCCTGCTGGTGATGACTTTCACGAACAAAGCGGCGCGCGAGCTTCAGGAGCGACTGCGCGGTTACTGGGGCGAATCCTCACGGCTGCCGTGGGCGGGGACCTTTCACTCGTTTTGCGCGCGGCTGTTGCGGCAGTACGGCGGTGAGATCGGCCTGGCGCCGGGTTTTACGATCTATGACACGGACGATAATGAAGCGATACTAACCGGATTGCTGAGCGAACGGCAGCTCGCGCGCGATGAGCTGAGCGCCGGTACGCTGCGGGGCTGGATTTCGCTCATCAAGAATGGCGGCAGGCTGTCGGGGAAGCACCCGGCGCACCGCTACGTGGATGACTTGCTCACGGCCTACAACGACCGGTTGCGGACGGCGCAGGCCGTGGACTTTGATGATTTGTTGCGGCTGCCGTTGGACTTGTTCGCCGCCTGTCCGCAGGTCTTGCAGCGGTTGCGCGATCGTTATCGGCACGTTCTGATCGACGAGTTCCAGGACACGAACTCGCATCAATTCGAGTTTTCGCGGATCCTGGCCGAGCCGCGGAATGATCTGTTCGTCGTGGGCGACGACGATCAGGCGATTTACGGCTGGCGCGGCGCGGATTCGAAACACATTCTCGAGTTTCAGGAGCGGTTTGCGGGCACGCAGGTTCACCGGCTCGAGCAGAACTATCGCTCGACGCAGGCGATCCTCGACATCGCGAACGACGTGATTGGCGGGAACCGAAAGCGGACGGACAAACGGCTGTGGACGGCGCAGAAGGGCGGGGAAAAGGTCGTGTTGCGGACGCTGTCCCGCGCCGTCGATGAGGCCAACGAAGTTGTCGGCGAGATCGTGCACCAGCGGCGGATGAACGGCTACACGTGGCGGGATTTCGCGATTCTCTTTCGGACCAATTCGTTATCGCGGCTGTTCGAGGAGGTGTTGGTCGCGCAGGCCGTGCCGTATGCCCTAGTGGGCGGCGTGCGGTTCTACGAGCGCAAGGAAATCAAGGACCTGTTGGCCTATCTGCGTGTGCTGGTCAATCCGGACGATGAACAGGCGTGGCGCCGCGTGCTGAAGACGCCGCCGCGCGGGATCGGCGAGGTCACAGTCGCCGCGGTTGAGGAGACGGCGAAGCAACTGCGCACGGGATTCGGCGCGGTTCTGCACGACGAGCAGCTTCTGAAACTGCTCGGCAAGACCGCGTTCGCGAAACTGAGTCCGGTGGCCGGGCGCATGCTCAAGCTGCGCGAGGAGATACGGGAACTGGTGATTGCGGATCAGGTTCGGACGGTGTTGGACAGCAGCGGACTGGTGGATCACTACAACGATCCGCGGGATCCTGCGAGCGAAGAGCGTATCGCCAACCTGCATCAATTGGTGGAGGCGGCGCGGGAGCGGCAGCGCGCAGTTTCGGAGATCACGCTGACCGATTTTCTGGCGGAAGCCGCGCTGGTGGCGGACGTGGACGCGTACGAGGAGCAGGCGGATCGTGTCACGCTGATGACGTTGCACTCGGCGAAGGGGCTGGAGTTTCCGGTGGTCTTCATCACGGGCGTCGAAGAGGGACTGCTGCCGCATCGCCGGAGCATGGATAGCCAGGCGGGGCTTGAAGAGGAACGGCGGTTGTTTTACGTTGGCGTGACGCGGGCGCGGGAGCGGTTGTATCTGACGTACTCACAGTCTCGTACGCTTTATGGCGGTCGCGATTTTCAGGAACCCTCGCGGTTCCTGCGCGACATTGAACCAACGCGCTTGCGCGGTTGGACGTTGCCGCCGCGCCGGCAATTCGAGGACTCGCTTGACTTGGGGGACGGCCACGCGCCGGCCAGCTCGCGGCACCGCGACGTTTTTCAGATGTCGCGCCCGGCATCGCCGTCCGTCAGCGCATCGCTGGTGCCGTACCGGATCGGCGATCTCGTCGAGCACGCGGATTTCGGTCTGGGAGTGGTGACGGCAAAGAGCGGCGACGCCGAGAATCTGAAAGTGCGAGTGGCGTTCGAGGGTATCGGCTCGAAGCTGCTGGCGGTGAAATACGCGCAACTGAAGAAGGTGGATTAGAGTGATTACGCTCGCCGAGATAGTCAGCATCGCGTTGGCCGAGGACCTGCCGACGGGGCATGACGTCACGTCGGAGTGGCTGGTATCCGCCGGCTTAATCGGCGAGGGGTACATCGTACCCAAGGCGGATGGGATCATCAGCGGCTGCGGAGCGGTCGCTGAAGTCTTCAAGCAGGTCGATTCGGAGCTCGCATTGCAC is drawn from candidate division KSB1 bacterium and contains these coding sequences:
- a CDS encoding site-2 protease family protein, which encodes MLLTVVSFLVVIGVIVTLHEFGHFLAARLSGMRVTKFSIGFPPKIWSRNFGQTEFQVCWIPLGGFVHIAGMVDESLDDTVTGAPDEFMSKNPLQKIFTLSAGVMMNYLTAFVLIAILTVSVGVPDPQGTAVGEVMAGMPALKAGVVKDDVIETVEGRAVGSWEDVVQAITAARDTVNIGIRRASGEHVEFAIPTQIIPGSDPPRHVVGIAPKVVFRPASPGEAISQGGLFCWRTSVGIVRFVGDLFGGASSVKDLAGPLGVAKLSGESAREGGDAFLFFIAYVSVSIGFLNILPFPVLDGGHIVYVIIESIIRRPIPSKLKLYIQQAGMAMLLMLVLFVSYQDLLRIFAN
- a CDS encoding tetratricopeptide repeat protein — encoded protein: MRVRIIAALIAVMVAMLGARAATPEETRSKAMDFYIRGTTAATNEDYYRAIFDFQEALRFDSLSAFIHVALAESYLAVGSIAQAEGALDRALALDPRNASALEVLSAIYRGSDRMAQAREALETLVELDPASRNYLRQLLSVELTLKRYDDADRTAARIVGIEGPSDLLLRQVTAVYLNEREYARAVPYLRQLQALDTTDAGIVYTLGTTLLQQGDTAQATALIDRSIRLAPDNPRFWTGRAVMMFDRGEYERALALVDSGLPITGPDAGLYNLRGTALNRLGRKLDAIVALKLAVATDTTMSAPYGTLGLIYDTLDSLSEAEFAYRRAIELSDSAAVYLNNLAYTFAARFMRLDEARVLAAEALRRDPDNASYMDTMGWIEFGQGHHDEALRWLKDAAKRTPGSAEVLEHLGDVYAKRGQESKARDYYGRALRLDPRNERLRAKATP
- a CDS encoding glycosyltransferase, whose product is MSEAERLELSVVVPLYNEDESLRELHAQLTAVCSRRTGGYEIIFVDDGSRDHSLDVLRELRAGDPHLRIISFRRNFGKSAALATGFQAATGRYVITMDSDLQDDPAEIPGLIAKLEEGWDLVSGWKKKRYDPLSKTVPSKFFNYVTSKLSGIRLHDFNCGLKAYRKPVTEDIPVYGELHRFLPVLAHKMGYRCTEQPVQHRARKYGVTKFGMSRFVNGFFDLLTVLFISGFNRAPLHLFGSLGMICALTGFAINLYLTIGWLAGQWIGNRPLLFLGVLLMVIGVQFFSFGLIAEMMVNTSERDRTYAIKYDSAAADAPGPASAR
- a CDS encoding HAMP domain-containing histidine kinase codes for the protein MMRLPRLAYQHVGTFKGFLFLAAVILIISVLAYTQVLVSKLKDSTRHGLEQKIRMYSVLVNSESPDLIALALEQIQAVDFPIIVTDSRGSPKHWKNIEIDPNDTTAEARSQARDLARTMDEQGNPALPILVSGNQVDWFHYGDSVVIRQLRWLPWVEILVALLFVIIGYVGFSSIRRSEERMVWVGLAKETAHQLGTPLTSLMGWTELLKGGGDVQHAVVEMERDMVRLERVTARFSQIGSEPVMTATRLRDVVQETVNYFQSRLPRTDKPISLQIDFPCDPVVNLNRGLFGWVLENLIKNSIDALRQSGGEIQVSCELHGDTVNIDVADNGPGIQAKHRRLVFRPGFTTKTRGWGLGLSLARRIVEEYHGGRLFIKETSHGRGTVMRICLRVGHGDS
- the mltG gene encoding endolytic transglycosylase MltG — translated: MTPNASHSGRVARGFVVLGLALVLLLALEVFSRVLLEGSISDGPRQLIEVSIPEGATVEQLSKVLQARGLIDHPLLFRYAVRLMGADTKIQAGNIVLASGQSLVELIQNLSRAKSVGVPVLIREGLTSMEIAGIIHARLGIDSTAFLAVIRDTVFAREVGVDGPSLEGYLYPDTYLFAANGDVRRMVRRMVANFRSHLPVDADARAAALGLTLHGALTLASIVEWETMVRSEARTIASVYLNRLRKGMLLQADPTVSYALGKGPSRLFFSDLKVDSRYNTYKYTGLPPGPINNPGRLAIEAALSPESTSYLFFVSQGDGTHAFTTNLTDHLAAKAQLDRIRRDYDREQLAKPDSVVKG
- a CDS encoding UvrD-helicase domain-containing protein; translation: MNSRFREFLKTLNAEQRDAVVAPSGPILVLAGAGSGKTRVLTGRVFYLVAEQREHPDSLLVMTFTNKAARELQERLRGYWGESSRLPWAGTFHSFCARLLRQYGGEIGLAPGFTIYDTDDNEAILTGLLSERQLARDELSAGTLRGWISLIKNGGRLSGKHPAHRYVDDLLTAYNDRLRTAQAVDFDDLLRLPLDLFAACPQVLQRLRDRYRHVLIDEFQDTNSHQFEFSRILAEPRNDLFVVGDDDQAIYGWRGADSKHILEFQERFAGTQVHRLEQNYRSTQAILDIANDVIGGNRKRTDKRLWTAQKGGEKVVLRTLSRAVDEANEVVGEIVHQRRMNGYTWRDFAILFRTNSLSRLFEEVLVAQAVPYALVGGVRFYERKEIKDLLAYLRVLVNPDDEQAWRRVLKTPPRGIGEVTVAAVEETAKQLRTGFGAVLHDEQLLKLLGKTAFAKLSPVAGRMLKLREEIRELVIADQVRTVLDSSGLVDHYNDPRDPASEERIANLHQLVEAARERQRAVSEITLTDFLAEAALVADVDAYEEQADRVTLMTLHSAKGLEFPVVFITGVEEGLLPHRRSMDSQAGLEEERRLFYVGVTRARERLYLTYSQSRTLYGGRDFQEPSRFLRDIEPTRLRGWTLPPRRQFEDSLDLGDGHAPASSRHRDVFQMSRPASPSVSASLVPYRIGDLVEHADFGLGVVTAKSGDAENLKVRVAFEGIGSKLLAVKYAQLKKVD